The Miscanthus floridulus cultivar M001 chromosome 7, ASM1932011v1, whole genome shotgun sequence genome includes a region encoding these proteins:
- the LOC136467763 gene encoding probable beta-D-xylosidase 7 gives MEGGRARFSLHVAAAAAAMVVVLLQLHGGAASEPPYTCGAGAPPNIPFCDAGLPIDRRVDDLVSRMTVAEKISQLGDQSPAIPRLGVPAYKWWSEALHGVANAGRGIHLDGPLRAATSFPQVILTAASFNPHLWYRIGQVIGVEARAVYNNGQAEGLTFWAPNINVFRDPRWGRGQETPGEDPTMTGKYAAVFVRGVQGYGLAGAVNSTDLEASACCKHFTAYDLENWHGITRYVFDAKVTAQDLEDTYNPPFKSCVEDGHASGIMCSYNRVNGVPTCADYNLLSKTARQSWGFYGYITSDCDAVSIIHDAQGYAKTAEDAVADVLKAGMDVNCGGYVQDHGASALQQGKITEQDIDRALHNLFTVRMRLGLFNGDPRRNRYGNIGPDQVCTQEHQDLALEAAQDGIVLLKNDGGALPLSKSGVASLAVIGFNANNATRLLGNYFGPPCVTVTPLQVLQGYVKDTSFVAGCNSGACNVTTIPEAVQAASSADYVVLFMGLDQDQEREEVDRLDLTLPGQQQTLIESVANAAKKPVVLVLLCGGPVDVSFAKTNPKIGAILWAGYPGEAGGIAIAQVLFGEHNPGGRLPVTWYPQDFTRVPMTDMRMRADPPTGYPGRTYRFYRGPTVFNFGYGLSYSKYSHRFVTKPPPMSNVAGLKALETTAGGMATYDVEAIGTEMCDRLKFPAVVRVQNHGPMDGKHPVLVFLRWPNATDGSGRPARQLIGFQSLHLRAMQTAHVEFEVSPCKHFSRATEDGRKVIDQGSHFVMVGDDEFEMSFMA, from the exons ATGGAAGGAGGCCGCGCGCGCTTCTCCCTccacgtcgccgccgccgccgccgcgatggTGGTGGTCTTGCTGCAgctgcatggcggcgcggcgtcCGAGCCGCCCTACACCTGCGGCGCCGGCGCGCCGCCCAACATCCCGTTCTGCGACGCCGGGCTGCCCATCGACCGGCGCGTCGACGACCTCGTCTCGCGGATGACGGTGGCGGAGAAGATCTCGCAGCTCGGGGACCAGTCCCCGGCCATCCCGCGGCTCGGCGTGCCGGCGTACAAGTGGTGGTCCGAGGCGCTGCACGGGGTCGCTAACGCGGGCCGCGGCATCCACCTCGACGGCCCGCTCCGCGCCGCCACCAGCTTCCCGCAGGTCATCCTCACCGCCGCGTCCTTCAACCCGCACCTCTGGTACCGCATCGGCCAG GTGATCGGCGTTGAGGCGAGGGCAGTGTACAACAACGGGCAGGCGGAGGGGCTCACCTTCTGGGCGCCCAACATCAACGTGTTCCGGGACCCGCGGTGGGGCCGCGGGCAGGAGACCCCCGGCGAGGACCCGACGATGACCGGCAAGTACGCCGCCGTCTTCGTCCGCGGCGTGCAGGGCTACGGCCTCGCCGGCGCCGTCAACTCCACGGACCTCGAGGCCTCCGCCTGCTGCAAGCACTTCACCGCCTACGACCTCGAGAACTGGCACGGCATCACACGATACGTCTTCGACGCCAAG GTGACGGCACAGGATCTGGAGGACACGTACAACCCTCCGTTCAAGAGCTGCGTGGAGGACGGCCACGCCAGCGGCATCATGTGCTCCTACAACCGCGTCAATGGCGTGCCGACGTGCGCCGACTACAACCTGCTCTCCAAGACCGCGAGGCAGAGCTGGGGGTTTTACGG GTATATCACCTCAGACTGCGACGCTGTGTCCATCATCCATGATGCGCAAGGGTATGCCAAGACGGCAGAAGATGCAGTTGCAGATGTGCTCAAAGCTG GAATGGACGTGAACTGCGGCGGCTACGTGCAGGACCACGGCGCGTCTGCGCTCCAGCAAGGGAAGATCACGGAGCAGGACATCGACAGAGCCCTGCACAACCTGTTCACCGTCAGGATGAGGCTGGGGCTCTTCAATGGCGACCCCAGGCGGAACCGGTACGGCAACATCGGGCCCGACCAGGTGTGCACGCAGGAGCACCAGGACCTCGCCCTGGAAGCGGCGCAGGACGGCATCGTCCTGCTCAAgaacgacggcggcgcgctcccgCTGTCCAAGTCCGGAGTCGCGTCCCTCGCCGTGATCGGGTTCAACGCGAACAACGCCACCAGGCTGCTCGGCAACTACTTCGGCCCGCCGTGCGTGACGGTGACGCCGCTCCAGGTGCTGCAGGGCTACGTGAAGGATACGAGCTTCGTCGCCGGCTGCAACTCGGGCGCCTGCAACGTCACGACCATCCCCGAGGCGGTCCAGGCGGCGAGCTCTGCGGACTACGTCGTCCTGTTCATGGGGCTGGATCAGGATCAGGAGAGGGAGGAGGTTGACCGGCTGGACCTGACGCTCCCGGGACAGCAGCAGACCCTCATCGAGAGCGTCGCGAACGCCGCGAAGAAGCCGGTGGTCCTCGTGCTGCTTTGTGGCGGGCCCGTGGATGTGAGCTTCGCCAAGACGAACCCCAAGATTGGGGCCATCCTGTGGGCTGGCTACCCTGGCGAGGCCGGCGGCATTGCCATCGCACAGGTCCTCTTCGGAGAGCACAACCCCG GTGGAAGGCTGCCCGTGACGTGGTATCCCCAGGATTTCACGAGAGTTCCCATGACGGACATGCGGATGCGCGCCGACCCACCCACGGGCTACCCCGGCCGGACGTACCGGTTCTACCGCGGCCCGACCGTGTTCAACTTCGGCTACGGCCTCAGCTACTCCAAGTACTCCCACCGCTTCGTCACGAAGCCGCCTCCCATGAGCAACGTCGCCGGCCTGAAGGCGCTGGAGACGACGGCGGGCGGCATGGCGACCTACGACGTGGAGGCGATCGGGACGGAGATGTGCGACCGGCTCAAGTTCCCGGCGGTGGTGCGGGTGCAGAACCACGGGCCCATGGACGGGAAGCACCCGGTGCTGGTGTTCCTGCGCTGGCCCAACGCGACCGACGGCAGCGGCCGGCCGGCCAGACAGCTGATCGGGTTCCAGAGCCTGCACCTGAGGGCGATGCAGACGGCGCACGTGGAGTTCGAGGTGAGCCCCTGCAAGCACTTCAGCCGGGCGACGGAGGACGGCAGGAAGGTGATCGATCAGGGCTCGCACTTCGTGATGGTCGGCGACGATGAGTTTGAGATGAGCTTCATGGCATGA